The DNA segment AATACGGGCCTGCCTCCTGCCCGTGAGGTTTGTGGACGCTTTGCCGGATTTTTTTTAAAAAAAAGCGGTCACGCCGAGGCGCGTTAGTCTCGTCCGGGCGAGGGGGAGGTTTTTAGTTTTGACTGCGGGGCGAAAATGGATGCCCTCTATAAGCTTTCATTTAGATAACACACGCTATGTATAAGATTGTACTTCTGCGCCACGGCGAAAGCCAATGGAACCTTGAAAACCGCTTCACCGGCTGGACCGACGTGGACCTGACCGAAAAGGGCGAAGCCCAGGCCCGCGAGGCCGGTCACGTGCTGGCCAAGGAAGGCTTCCGTTTCGACATCGCTTTCACCTCCCTGCAAACCCGCGCCAACCGCACGCTCAACCTCTGCCTGGAGTCGATGAACCTGAGCTTCATCCCCGTGCTCAAGAGCTGGCGGCTGAACGAGCGCCACTACGGCGCGCTGCAAGGGCTCGACAAGAGCGAAACCGCCGCCAAGTACGGCGACGAGCAGGTGCTGGTGTGGCGTCGCAGCTACGACATCCCGCCCCCCGCGCTGGAACTGACCGACGAGCGCTTCCCCGGCAACGACCCGCGCTACGCCGACCTGCCCAAGGACGACCTGCCCCAGACCGAGTGCCTGAAGGACTGCGTGGCCCGCTTCCTGCCGTACTGGGACATGGAAATCAAGCCCCGCGTGGCTGAAGGCAAGTCCGTCATCATCGCCGCCCACGGCAACTCCCTGCGCTCCCTTTACAAGCACCTGGCCAAGGTTTCCGACGAGGACATCATCGGCGTCAACATCCCCACCGGCATGCCGCTCGTGTTTGAATTGAACGAAAAGTTCGAGACCGAGAAGTTCTACTACCTGGGCGACCCGGAGGCCGTAAAAAAGGCCATGGAAGCTGTTGCCAACCAGGGCAAGGCCAAGTAGCGTGGTTCCGTTTTTATAAACGGAATGCCACCCCTTAACGACAAACCCGAGTCAGAACCCGTCGAGTCCCCGGCCGCGTCCGAATCCTCCCCGCCCAGCGAGGAGCAGGAGGAGCGGCTGGAGAATTTCTCCGAGGAGTTCGGACGCTTTTTCGCTCACGGCCACCCCGATCCGAGCAGTTGGATCGGGGTCGGTCTGGACGGAACGCTTGCCCACTGTGAGGGTGAGATTGACCCGGCCCATATCGGGCCGCCCGTGGCGGACATGGTGGCCCGCGTGCGGGATTGGACTGATCGCGGACATACGGTGAAGGTTTTCACCCCTCGCGCCGCTTCGGAGGAGGGGCGCGGCCAGGTCGAACAGTGGCTGCGCGAACACGAGCTGCCGGAGCTGGAAGTCACCTGCGAGAAAGACCTGCACATGTTGGAAGTCTGGGACAGCCGGACGGTGCAGGTCATTGCCAACAGTGGCCAGCCGGTCGGGCAGAGCCGCGTCGAGCAGCCTCGGCAAGTCCTTGCGGATGAGACTCTTTTGCAGGAAGAGGGGGATTCTCCCAAAGAATCCGATACCACCGCACAATAGGCTTTTCACCCGTGGCTGAGGAGGCCTAGTGTGGGCCTGTCATGGCCGAAAAGGAAGATTGCCCGTGCCCGGATTCCCGGGCGTCGTGTCCGGCTGGCGTGGGCCAGACGGTGCGCCAGTCGCCGGGGGTGGAGGGCGTGGACATCGACCACGAGTCTGGCCGCATTGACATCCTTTACGACCCGCAGCGAGCCACCCCGGCGGATGTCGAGCAGGCCGCCCGGCGCTTGAGCGGGCAGATCGGGGCCATCCCCGGCAAGTGCGTTTTCCGTCTGCACGGGCGCGGCTGCGAGGAGTGCGCCCGCCGCATCGGCATTGACCTGGAGCACCGTCCGGGCATCCGGCGGGCCAGCGCGTCATTTCTGGGCGGCGTGCTCAGTGTGAGTTTCGATCAGGGCGGGCACGACGAGGGCACGATTCTGGAGACGGCCCGCTCGGCGGGGGCGCAGGTCGAGCCGCTGGAGGAGGCGCTCCACAAGGAGGAGGCGGAAAAAGCCGAGTCGCGCAAATCCGTGGGCGCGTTCATCCGCTACTGGCTCAGTGGCAGCCGCCTGGAAATCGTTTTTACCGCGCTCACTCTGGCCGGCATGTGCGCCGGACTGGTCACCGAAAAGCTGGGGGCGTCCGGGGCGGTTTACAACACGCTGTATGTGCTGGCCTATGTTTTTGGCGGGTACTACGGGACGCTGGCCGGGCTGGAGTCGATCCGCCGCCGGGTGGTCGATGTGGACCTGCTCATGATCCTGGCCGCGCTCGGGGCGGCCTATGTGGGGGCGCCCTTCGAGGGGGCCATGCTGCTCTTTTTGTTTTCCTTTTCCGAGGTTCTGCAAAATTTCGCCATCGGCCGCACCCGCAACGCCATCAAGGCGCTGGCGCAGATGCGTCCGCAGTCGGCCCACGTGTTGCGCGGCGACCGCATTGTGGAAACGCCCATCGCCGAGATCGAGCTGGGGGCGCGACTGCTGATCCGCCCCGGAGACCGCATCCCGCTGGACGGACAGGTCGTGGCGGGCGAGAGCACGCTCGATCAGAGTTCCGTCACCGGCGAGTCGATGCCGGTGGCCAAGGCCGTGGGCGACGGCGTTTTTGCCGGAACCATGAACCAGAACGGCAGCCTCACGGTGCAGGTCACCAAGCTGGCCAAGGACTCGACCATTTCCAAGCTGATCAAAATGGTCGAGGAGGCGCAGTCCGAGAAGGCGAAGACCCAGCGCTTTCTCGAAAGCGCGGAGCAGTATTACGCGCTCGGGGTGATTGTGTTTACCGTGCTGCTGGGGGTGCTCCTGCCCACGGTTTTCAAGGTGCCGCTCGACGAGGCCCTGTATCGGGCGATCACTGTCATGGTGGTGGCCTCGCCCTGCGCGCTGGTCATCAGCACGCCCGCCTCCATCCTCTCCGCCATCGGCAACGGTGCCCGCCGGGGGATTCTGTTCAAGGGGGGGGCGCACCTGGAGCAGGCCGCCACGCTGCGCGTGATCACTTTTGACAAAACCGGCACGCTGACCGAGGGCAAGCCCCGTGTGAACGAGCTGATCGCCTTCGCGGAGACCCCGGAGGGCGACCTGCTGCGGCTGGCCGGGGCGGTCGAGGCCAAGTCCGAGCACCCGCTGGCGCAGGCCATTGTCGAGATGGCGCAAGGGCAGGGTGTTAGCTTTCCCGAGTGCCGGGGCTTCCGCGCTGTCACCGGCAAGGGCGCGCTGGCCGAAGTCGAGGGCCGGACGATTCTCGTGGGCAGCCCGAAGTGGATGCGCGAGTACCACTTTGAAAACGCGGACGAGATCGAGGCGCGGGTGGCGCAGATTCAGGACTCGGGCCGTACGAACGTCCTGGTGGGCGAACTGCACGAGCAGAGCAAGACGGTCAAGGTGCTGGGGTCGTTCGCCATCGCCGACCACCTGCGGGCGGAAGTCCCCGCCGTGGTCAAGCGCCTGCGCGAGCAGGGCATCCGCCGCGTGGTCATGCTGACCGGGGATGCCCGGCGGGTCGCCCGCGCCGTCTCCGCCGAGGCCGGGCTGGATGAGTATTATGCCGATCTTTTACCGGAGGAAAAAGTCCGCCTGATGAAGGAGCTTTCGCGCGGTGAACACGTCGGCATGGTCGGCGACGGCACCAACGACGCGCCCGCGCTGGCCTCGGCCACGGTGGGGATCGCAATGGGCGCGGCGGGCAGCGACGTGGCGCTGGAGAGCGCGGACATCGTGCTCATGGCCAACGACCTCAAACGCATCCCGTACCTGATCGCGCTCAGCCACGCGGCCCGCCGCGTCATGCTCCAGAACCTGATCTTCGCCGCCGGGGTGATCGTGGTCATGGTTCTGGCCACGCTTTTCCTGCCGCTGGTCGGGGTGGATGTACCGCTGCCGCTGGGCGTCTTCGCGCACGAGGGCGGCACCGTGCTGGTCTGCCTGAACGGCCTGCGCCTGCTCGCCTTCAACGACAAAAGCCTGGAGACGGATTGATCGGTTTTTCGGCCACCTTGGCTACGAAGTTTTTACCGGAAGCTCGGAAAGCGAGAAAGTTTAGGTCTCCGAACTGACTTTGCGCTCTTTCCGCTCTTCCTGTTAAATCCCTGTTAGAGCTAATCCCACTGCGATGTACTGAAAAGCTCTCGTTTTCGTTCCCACTCCGTGCCTTTGTGCCTCCGTGTGAGCCCTTTCTTTTCGGCCCGGCGTCGGCTTTCAGGGGAAAGAGTTGCGAAGCGGCCGGGACCCTGTATCTTGCGGAGAATTACCCGCAATTTCACCTCTACCGCGGGTCAACACCCATTCCCAACCCAAGCCTTTTTCCGATATGTCCCTGCCGAATATAGCCACCCGCCGCGGCGACAGCGGCACGACCGCCCTGTGGTCGGGCGAACGGGTTTCCAAGACCGATGCGCGCATCCGCACCACCGGCGAGATCGACCTCGTGCTGGCCATGCTGGGGCGCGGGCACCGCTACCTGCGGGCCGGGGACGCCTTTGCGCAGCAGCTCAGCACGGACTTCCTGCACCTGCAGCGGCGCTTCACCTACCTGATGGGCGAAGTCTCCACCGGCGAGGAGGGCAAGCAGAAGTACACCGAGCGCAAGGAGGCGATCACCCAGGCCGATGTCGAGTTCATCGAGGGCATTTACGAGCGCCTGCGCACCCACCTCGACGAGAGCGGTTACCAGTTTGACTTCAGTAGCTGGAAGGTCTCCGGTGAGACTGGCGAAGCCTCGGCGGAGTTCCACGTCATCCGGGCGGCCTTCCGCCGGGTCGAGTTGATGCTGTGGGCCTTGCACGAGCAGGGCTTCACTATCCGCGAGCCCCTGCTCAAGTGCTTTAACCGCTTTTCCGACGTGCTCTTTTACACCGCGGTCCTCTTGGAAGAGTAAGCGCAAACGCTCGGCGTTCGATCCGCAAACGCTCGGCGTTTGATCCGAATGAGGGGCTCCGCCCCTTCGGAGCCAGAAAGGCTCCTGCCCCGGTTGCCCGCGGGTTCGGTCGCTGCCTCCTTTTCGATG comes from the Ruficoccus amylovorans genome and includes:
- the gpmA gene encoding 2,3-diphosphoglycerate-dependent phosphoglycerate mutase → MYKIVLLRHGESQWNLENRFTGWTDVDLTEKGEAQAREAGHVLAKEGFRFDIAFTSLQTRANRTLNLCLESMNLSFIPVLKSWRLNERHYGALQGLDKSETAAKYGDEQVLVWRRSYDIPPPALELTDERFPGNDPRYADLPKDDLPQTECLKDCVARFLPYWDMEIKPRVAEGKSVIIAAHGNSLRSLYKHLAKVSDEDIIGVNIPTGMPLVFELNEKFETEKFYYLGDPEAVKKAMEAVANQGKAK
- a CDS encoding ATP:cob(I)alamin adenosyltransferase, which produces MSLPNIATRRGDSGTTALWSGERVSKTDARIRTTGEIDLVLAMLGRGHRYLRAGDAFAQQLSTDFLHLQRRFTYLMGEVSTGEEGKQKYTERKEAITQADVEFIEGIYERLRTHLDESGYQFDFSSWKVSGETGEASAEFHVIRAAFRRVELMLWALHEQGFTIREPLLKCFNRFSDVLFYTAVLLEE
- a CDS encoding heavy metal translocating P-type ATPase, giving the protein MAEKEDCPCPDSRASCPAGVGQTVRQSPGVEGVDIDHESGRIDILYDPQRATPADVEQAARRLSGQIGAIPGKCVFRLHGRGCEECARRIGIDLEHRPGIRRASASFLGGVLSVSFDQGGHDEGTILETARSAGAQVEPLEEALHKEEAEKAESRKSVGAFIRYWLSGSRLEIVFTALTLAGMCAGLVTEKLGASGAVYNTLYVLAYVFGGYYGTLAGLESIRRRVVDVDLLMILAALGAAYVGAPFEGAMLLFLFSFSEVLQNFAIGRTRNAIKALAQMRPQSAHVLRGDRIVETPIAEIELGARLLIRPGDRIPLDGQVVAGESTLDQSSVTGESMPVAKAVGDGVFAGTMNQNGSLTVQVTKLAKDSTISKLIKMVEEAQSEKAKTQRFLESAEQYYALGVIVFTVLLGVLLPTVFKVPLDEALYRAITVMVVASPCALVISTPASILSAIGNGARRGILFKGGAHLEQAATLRVITFDKTGTLTEGKPRVNELIAFAETPEGDLLRLAGAVEAKSEHPLAQAIVEMAQGQGVSFPECRGFRAVTGKGALAEVEGRTILVGSPKWMREYHFENADEIEARVAQIQDSGRTNVLVGELHEQSKTVKVLGSFAIADHLRAEVPAVVKRLREQGIRRVVMLTGDARRVARAVSAEAGLDEYYADLLPEEKVRLMKELSRGEHVGMVGDGTNDAPALASATVGIAMGAAGSDVALESADIVLMANDLKRIPYLIALSHAARRVMLQNLIFAAGVIVVMVLATLFLPLVGVDVPLPLGVFAHEGGTVLVCLNGLRLLAFNDKSLETD